The following proteins come from a genomic window of Pyxidicoccus sp. MSG2:
- a CDS encoding LysR family transcriptional regulator encodes MLESVTIDQLRTLRAVAEEGSFTAAARRLGQGQPAVSQAMKRLEKQLGLRLFDRSSRVPRLTAKGEAVVAAAERLHDDLAVFQTLIGRIKSGAETKLSLAVDAMFPTSALLAFIHEFAKAHPGVELALEIEFLAAVTALVRERRATLGIAGTDLDLSGLEQRPIAHLRMIPVAAPSHPLAAGKDVITDERLASAVQIVLTERTPAGQPGSSDRGVFSPRTWRVADLMTKHALIVGGLGWGHEPEHLVREDLAAGRLVELRLAAWEGGPPPRHSLSLVRRKGSPLGPVATWASNRLTSLCQEALGAAAHHTR; translated from the coding sequence GTGCTCGAAAGCGTCACCATCGATCAGCTCCGGACGCTCCGTGCGGTCGCGGAGGAAGGAAGCTTCACCGCGGCGGCCCGCCGGCTCGGACAGGGACAGCCCGCGGTCAGCCAGGCGATGAAGCGGCTCGAGAAGCAGCTCGGCCTGCGCCTCTTCGACAGGAGCAGCCGGGTTCCCCGGCTGACCGCGAAGGGCGAAGCCGTCGTCGCCGCGGCGGAGCGGCTTCACGATGACCTCGCCGTCTTCCAGACGTTGATTGGCCGCATCAAGAGCGGAGCGGAGACGAAGCTCTCGCTCGCGGTCGACGCCATGTTCCCGACGAGCGCGCTGCTGGCCTTCATCCACGAATTCGCCAAGGCACACCCCGGCGTGGAGCTGGCGCTCGAAATCGAGTTCCTCGCGGCCGTGACGGCGCTCGTGCGGGAGCGGCGGGCCACGCTCGGCATCGCGGGGACGGACCTGGACCTCTCGGGGCTGGAGCAGCGTCCCATCGCCCATCTGCGGATGATTCCGGTCGCCGCGCCGTCACATCCCCTGGCTGCGGGGAAGGACGTCATCACGGATGAACGACTCGCCTCCGCCGTGCAGATCGTCCTCACCGAGCGCACGCCGGCGGGCCAGCCCGGCTCCTCGGACCGGGGCGTCTTCTCGCCCCGGACGTGGCGGGTCGCCGACCTGATGACCAAGCATGCGCTCATCGTGGGCGGGCTTGGCTGGGGCCACGAGCCCGAGCACCTCGTGCGTGAGGACCTCGCGGCGGGGCGGCTCGTGGAATTGCGGCTCGCGGCCTGGGAGGGCGGACCACCCCCACGGCACTCGCTCTCCCTCGTCCGTCGCAAGGGCTCGCCGCTCGGGCCCGTGGCGACCTGGGCCTCCAATCGCCTCACGAGCCTCTGCCAGGAGGCGCTGGGCGCCGCGGCCCATCACACGCGGTGA
- a CDS encoding pirin family protein has protein sequence MNTLVPSRSLSQERASPFLLLDYHPRQDYPALAEGQRGVGWHPHRGFETVTLSFEGSVAHRDTAGHAGVIGPGDVQWMTAASGILHEEYHARDFSRRGGAFHMLQLWVNLPRARKMDAPGYQPITAGQIPIVPVGGEDNPSTVRVIAGAYGDARGPARTFTPITMLDVKLTAGTVLEVPVPSHHNAFVLVAGGRVSTDGDSLTPGSLAVFANEGEQLALRAEEDAHFIVLAGEPIREPIAHMGPFVMNTEREILQAIHDFEAGRFGEVPADEAPRS, from the coding sequence GTGAATACCCTCGTCCCGAGCAGGAGCCTCTCGCAGGAGCGGGCCAGTCCCTTCCTGTTGCTCGACTACCATCCTCGCCAAGACTACCCGGCGCTGGCCGAAGGTCAGCGCGGCGTCGGCTGGCACCCGCACCGGGGCTTCGAGACGGTCACCCTGTCTTTCGAGGGGTCCGTCGCGCACCGGGACACCGCGGGCCATGCGGGCGTCATCGGGCCGGGCGACGTGCAGTGGATGACGGCCGCGTCCGGCATCCTCCACGAGGAGTACCACGCGCGGGACTTCTCCCGTCGCGGAGGCGCGTTCCACATGCTGCAGCTCTGGGTCAACCTTCCTCGCGCGAGGAAGATGGACGCGCCGGGCTACCAGCCCATCACCGCGGGCCAGATTCCCATCGTCCCGGTCGGAGGTGAGGACAACCCCAGCACGGTCCGGGTCATCGCCGGTGCGTACGGAGACGCCCGGGGACCCGCGCGGACCTTCACGCCCATCACGATGCTCGACGTGAAGCTCACCGCGGGCACGGTGCTCGAGGTGCCCGTGCCCTCACATCACAATGCCTTCGTGCTCGTCGCCGGTGGCCGGGTCTCGACCGACGGTGACTCGCTCACCCCGGGCTCCCTCGCCGTCTTCGCCAACGAGGGCGAGCAACTCGCGCTGCGCGCCGAAGAGGACGCGCACTTCATCGTCCTCGCGGGGGAGCCCATCCGTGAGCCCATCGCCCATATGGGGCCCTTCGTCATGAACACCGAGCGCGAAATCCTCCAGGCCATTCACGACTTCGAGGCGGGACGCTTCGGTGAGGTCCCCGCGGACGAGGCGCCGCGGAGCTGA
- a CDS encoding MFS transporter yields the protein MTTSTVAAPPVATSALRIPGYRTFLITFMLAMMADNIEHVISYWVAFQKFHSPALGGFAVVSHWLPFLMFSVPVGALNDRFDSRRLIQAGMVLFITASLGWGYFFVTDSLRMWHAMVLLTLHGCAGVLWSTSSQMLLYDIVGPGSLTSAVRLNATARYLGVLVGPGVGSIIMRTLGPTRAIFVNTLFYLPLLLWLVSAPYGRHFRALTTGPKRAVRGFADIVQTLRDVRGMPVVAPMVLLAGAASFFIGNSYQAQMPGFATELGHGDPGLAYTLLLGADAAGALLAGVLLETRGTWLPTTAASALKMAFLWGCSLFAFSFMSWYPAAICVLFLAGFLELSFSSMTQAIVQLNAPDTIRGRVLGLFSMSALGLRAFSGVTVGLLGSVTNIHISLALSALAFVVVAGLLLLRQPRQGA from the coding sequence ATGACGACCTCCACCGTGGCCGCTCCGCCTGTTGCAACCAGCGCGCTCCGCATCCCTGGCTACAGGACGTTTCTCATCACGTTCATGTTGGCGATGATGGCCGACAACATCGAGCACGTGATCAGCTACTGGGTGGCGTTCCAGAAGTTCCACTCACCGGCGCTGGGCGGGTTCGCGGTGGTGTCCCACTGGCTGCCCTTCCTGATGTTCTCGGTGCCGGTGGGCGCGCTCAATGACCGGTTCGACTCCAGGCGCCTCATCCAGGCCGGCATGGTGCTCTTCATCACCGCCTCCCTGGGGTGGGGATACTTCTTCGTCACGGACTCCCTGCGGATGTGGCACGCGATGGTGCTCCTCACGCTCCATGGCTGCGCGGGGGTGCTCTGGAGCACCTCCAGTCAGATGTTGCTCTACGACATCGTGGGCCCGGGCTCCCTGACCAGCGCGGTGCGCCTGAACGCGACGGCCCGTTACCTCGGCGTCCTGGTGGGCCCCGGTGTGGGCAGCATCATCATGCGGACGCTCGGGCCGACCCGGGCCATCTTCGTCAACACGCTGTTCTATCTGCCCCTCCTGCTCTGGTTGGTGAGCGCACCCTACGGCCGGCACTTTCGCGCACTGACGACGGGCCCCAAGCGTGCCGTCCGGGGCTTCGCCGACATCGTGCAGACGCTCCGCGACGTGCGCGGAATGCCCGTGGTCGCGCCCATGGTGTTGCTGGCGGGGGCCGCCTCCTTCTTCATCGGCAACAGCTACCAGGCGCAGATGCCGGGCTTCGCAACCGAGCTGGGCCATGGAGACCCCGGCCTGGCCTATACGCTCCTGCTGGGCGCGGATGCGGCCGGTGCGCTGCTCGCGGGCGTCCTGCTCGAAACGCGCGGGACCTGGCTGCCGACGACGGCTGCCTCCGCGTTGAAGATGGCGTTCCTGTGGGGATGCTCGCTCTTCGCGTTCTCGTTCATGAGCTGGTACCCGGCGGCGATCTGCGTGCTGTTCCTGGCCGGGTTCCTCGAGCTCTCCTTCAGCAGCATGACCCAGGCCATCGTGCAGTTGAATGCTCCGGACACCATCCGGGGCCGCGTCCTCGGGCTCTTCAGCATGTCGGCCCTGGGCCTGCGGGCGTTCAGCGGGGTGACGGTGGGGCTCCTGGGAAGCGTGACGAACATCCACATCTCGCTCGCCCTGTCCGCCCTGGCCTTCGTGGTGGTGGCGGGCCTGCTGCTGCTCCGCCAACCCCGGCAGGGCGCATAG